The sequence below is a genomic window from Thiomonas intermedia.
GGCGCCACGCCCGGATACACCGTGATGCTGGAGACCTGATTCGGCGAGACATACGACAGCACCGGGTTCATGTGATTGGGGCAACTGGCGATGAGGCCCATGCCGTCGAGCTGGATGTTGAGCCGGTCGTCGGCCAGGCCGTTGATCTGCGGCAGACCGCTCACGCCCCCCGCGGCATTCACGCTCAGCCCGGGCAGACCGTTCAACAGACTGGCGGTATCGCTGGTCCGCGCCCGTTGGGCATCGAGCGACTGGCCGGCCAGAAAACGGGCCCAGGGCGGGGCGGCCTGCGGCGCGGTCACCACCACGGGAGGGAGCGTGACCTCCGCGGCCTGCACAGGCAGGGCGATGCCGCAAAACGCGCTGGCAAGCGCGAGCGGGAGCAGACGTGGGGAGGGGTTGGGTGGGCTGGCAGAATGTCGCATGGATCGAGAAAGGCGAGGGACGAAGCGTCGTGACGAAGGCAAAGCGCACACTCTAGAAAGCGGGTTGCGCGTTCTCGTGCGACAAAAAGTCGCATTTGTCGGCCGAGGGGCACAGGGGTTTTCCCCAAAATGACAAATCTCACGCAGGCTGATTTCGTCTTGTTCGACGACGCGCAGGCCGATTCCGCGCAGCCCACCAGCCGCCTGTTGCTCACGCCGGTGTCGCGGTGGAGCGCTGTGGCCGAAAGCGAGGTTGCGCCGGCTTTCGAGCAGGTGGAATGGGCCGTCGCGCAGGGTTTGCAGGTGGCTCTCTTCGTGGCCTATGAGGCGGCAGCGGCGCTGGCGGGTCTGCCCGTGCAGGATCGCGATCAGAAAGACACGCCGCTGGTCGAGGCGCTCGCGTTCGAGGCGGTCACCATGCTGGACGCGCAAGGGGTGAGCCGATGGCTGCAGAGGCAGACGGCGCATCTGCCGCAAGAGCCGTGCGGCGTGGCCGCCTTGCAACCGGGCATCGCGCCCGAGCAGTACACCGCGGCGCTGACCCGTATTGCCGAACACCTGCACGCCGGTGACTGCTATCAGATCAACTTCACCTGGCCGTTGCACGGGCAGGTGTTCGGTCATCCGCTGGCGCTTTATGCCGCGCTGCGGCAGGCGCAGCCCACGCGCTATTCCTGTCTGGCCCGCTTGGGCGAACGCTGGATCTTGAGCTTCTCGCCCGAGTTGTTTTTCGCCCGCGACGGGGCGGCCCTGCGGGCGCGGCCGATGAAGGGCACCGCGCCGCGCCGGGCCGAGCCCCAGGCCGACGCGCAGGCCGCGCGGGCGCTGGCGGCCGATCCCAAGAACCGCGCCGAGAATCTGATGATCCTCGATCTACTGCGCAACGACCTCGGGCGGCTGGCCGTGCCGGGCAGCGTGCAGGTGCCCGAGCGCTTCACCGTCGAGCCCTATCCGACCGTGTGGCAGATGACGTCGAGCGTGCAGGCCGTGCTCGACGAGCAGGCGGCTCCCCGGCGGTGGGCGGAGATCTTCGCCGCGCTCTTTCCTTGCGGCTCGGTCACCGGCGCGCCCAAGCGCAAAAGCATGGAGATCATCCGTGCGCTGGAGGGCGGACCGCGCGGGCTTTACACCGGCGCGCTGGGCTTCATCGACCCGCGTTCCGAGACCACGGGGCCGCAGGCGGTTTTCAATGTGCCCA
It includes:
- the pabB gene encoding aminodeoxychorismate synthase component I yields the protein MTNLTQADFVLFDDAQADSAQPTSRLLLTPVSRWSAVAESEVAPAFEQVEWAVAQGLQVALFVAYEAAAALAGLPVQDRDQKDTPLVEALAFEAVTMLDAQGVSRWLQRQTAHLPQEPCGVAALQPGIAPEQYTAALTRIAEHLHAGDCYQINFTWPLHGQVFGHPLALYAALRQAQPTRYSCLARLGERWILSFSPELFFARDGAALRARPMKGTAPRRAEPQADAQAARALAADPKNRAENLMILDLLRNDLGRLAVPGSVQVPERFTVEPYPTVWQMTSSVQAVLDEQAAPRRWAEIFAALFPCGSVTGAPKRKSMEIIRALEGGPRGLYTGALGFIDPRSETTGPQAVFNVPIRTLEVDDAMQSTGAGAGTRAFRLGVGSGVVADSEPAAEWQECWDKLRFVTAHDPGFGLIETFAALWPAQSGRIERHLARLAQSAAYFGFACDLPALRQELAEAHHDLECPATVLRQENSDPWQAACDGLAPAPWRTRLVLRKSGAFELEVQPMPPAPQQPVRLLRAADVLDASDVFLRHKTTHRARYDAAWQAAQARGAFDQVFCNARGELCEGGRSSLLLRLDGQWCTPARSSGLLPGVARQWLIDHGGLREAVLQAADLQRAERLAVVNSLRGVLAAVLG